In Desertifilum tharense IPPAS B-1220, one DNA window encodes the following:
- a CDS encoding Mo-dependent nitrogenase C-terminal domain-containing protein, with amino-acid sequence MHPIQQTPQRDGSTVENHPQPLQSISNPKFDLLRPLRQWLDSWEIKNPTLARRISRLIPAQCPFERDICLLGWQIAHIPPLCKLNPLYNELMSLRFRCLCFLADECGEDIRSYI; translated from the coding sequence ATGCATCCAATCCAGCAAACCCCGCAACGGGATGGCTCAACTGTAGAGAACCATCCTCAACCCCTGCAATCCATTTCAAACCCTAAATTCGATCTTTTGCGTCCCCTACGCCAGTGGTTAGACTCCTGGGAGATCAAAAACCCCACCCTAGCCCGTCGAATTTCGCGCCTGATTCCCGCCCAGTGTCCTTTTGAGCGAGACATTTGTCTGCTGGGATGGCAAATTGCCCATATTCCCCCTTTGTGCAAGCTAAACCCCTTGTACAACGAGCTAATGAGCTTGCGATTTCGCTGTCTGTGCTTTTTAGCCGATGAGTGTGGCGAAGATATCCGTTCCTATATTTAA